One region of Castor canadensis unplaced genomic scaffold, mCasCan1.hap1v2 HAP1_SCAFFOLD_88, whole genome shotgun sequence genomic DNA includes:
- the LOC141420277 gene encoding 6-phosphogluconolactonase isoform X2 yields the protein MAAPAPGLISVFSSPQELGASLAQLVVQRAACCLEGARARFALGLSGGSLVSMLSRDLPAAAAPAGSTNLARWTLGFCDERLVPFEHPESTYGLYRTHLLPRLPVPADQVLTIDPELPVEAAAEDYAAKLRQAFQGDTIPVFDLLILGVGPDGHTCSLFPGHPLLEEQEKIVAPISDSPKPPPQRVTLTLPVLNAARTVVFVATGEGKAAVLKRILEERDGAPLPARLLTVPFEKHSTL from the exons ATGGCCGCGCCGGCCCCCGGCCTCATCTCGGTCTTCTCGAGCCCGCAGGAGCTGGGCGCGTCGCTGGCGCAGCTGGTGGTGCAGCGGGCTGCGTGCTGCCTGGAAGGGGCCCGCGCCCGCTTCGCGCTTGGCCTGTCGGGCGGTAGCCTCGTCTCCATGCTGTCCCGCGACCTGCCCGCTGCCGCCGCCCCCGCCGGATCCACCAACCTCGCGCGCTGGACGCTGGGCTTCTGCGACGAGCGCCTCGTGCCTTTCGAGCACCCCGAGAGCACATACGGCCTCTACCGG ACGCACCTGCTCCCCAGGCTGCCGGTCCCCGCCGACCAGGTGCTCACCATTGACCCCGAGCTGCCCGTGGAGGCGGCGGCCGAGGACTACGCCGCCAAGCTGAGGCAG GCCTTCCAAGGAGACACCATCCCAGTGTTCGACCTGCTCATCCTGGGCGTGGGTCCCGATGGCCACACCTGCTCGCTGTTCCCAGGTCACCCCCTCCTGGAG GAGCAAGAGAAGATCGTGGCCCCCATCAGTGACTCTCCAAAGCCACCACCACAGCGTGTCACCCTGACGCTTCCCGTGCTGAATGCAGCCCGAACCGTCGTATTTGTGGCCACTGGAGAAGGCAAGGCAGCTGTCCTGAAG CGCATCCTGGAGGAGCGGGACGGAGCCCCGCTGCCCGC GCGCCTCCTCACCGTGCCCTTCGAGAAGCACTCCACCTTGTAG
- the LOC141420277 gene encoding 6-phosphogluconolactonase isoform X1, with amino-acid sequence MAAPAPGLISVFSSPQELGASLAQLVVQRAACCLEGARARFALGLSGGSLVSMLSRDLPAAAAPAGSTNLARWTLGFCDERLVPFEHPESTYGLYRTHLLPRLPVPADQVLTIDPELPVEAAAEDYAAKLRQAFQGDTIPVFDLLILGVGPDGHTCSLFPGHPLLEEQEKIVAPISDSPKPPPQRVTLTLPVLNAARTVVFVATGEGKAAVLKRILEERDGAPLPAARVRPHTGKLCWFLDEAAARLLTVPFEKHSTL; translated from the exons ATGGCCGCGCCGGCCCCCGGCCTCATCTCGGTCTTCTCGAGCCCGCAGGAGCTGGGCGCGTCGCTGGCGCAGCTGGTGGTGCAGCGGGCTGCGTGCTGCCTGGAAGGGGCCCGCGCCCGCTTCGCGCTTGGCCTGTCGGGCGGTAGCCTCGTCTCCATGCTGTCCCGCGACCTGCCCGCTGCCGCCGCCCCCGCCGGATCCACCAACCTCGCGCGCTGGACGCTGGGCTTCTGCGACGAGCGCCTCGTGCCTTTCGAGCACCCCGAGAGCACATACGGCCTCTACCGG ACGCACCTGCTCCCCAGGCTGCCGGTCCCCGCCGACCAGGTGCTCACCATTGACCCCGAGCTGCCCGTGGAGGCGGCGGCCGAGGACTACGCCGCCAAGCTGAGGCAG GCCTTCCAAGGAGACACCATCCCAGTGTTCGACCTGCTCATCCTGGGCGTGGGTCCCGATGGCCACACCTGCTCGCTGTTCCCAGGTCACCCCCTCCTGGAG GAGCAAGAGAAGATCGTGGCCCCCATCAGTGACTCTCCAAAGCCACCACCACAGCGTGTCACCCTGACGCTTCCCGTGCTGAATGCAGCCCGAACCGTCGTATTTGTGGCCACTGGAGAAGGCAAGGCAGCTGTCCTGAAG CGCATCCTGGAGGAGCGGGACGGAGCCCCGCTGCCCGCCGCGCGCGTGCGGCCGCACACCGGGAAGCTCTGCTGGTTCCTGGACGAGGCGGCCGCGCGCCTCCTCACCGTGCCCTTCGAGAAGCACTCCACCTTGTAG